A genomic region of Gemmata massiliana contains the following coding sequences:
- a CDS encoding RHS repeat-associated core domain-containing protein, which translates to MSLSSPARIPSRFTMFARLVALRERIAGLFRAAPRTSARPVRLGVEAMEERLVPDGRPLPYPVIFAGSGVGEAAVVKAYDADTGNLRWTKSVYGPLFTGGVRVATADFTGDGIPDAVVAPGSGYVPLVRVLDGTTGNEISGPLGHFLAYSSLNTGGVHVAAADVNGDGKADAITTADSLLGTRARAFSGANGQMLLNWNLTGAPFAAGATVGAVDLNGDHKAEVILGGSSGGWVKAYDPTTGAPISGPLGSFQAFGTGYTGSVFVNSDSLTNDVDGDGTPDLVVGTGAGATAQVKVFSGATGGVLYDFQPFGSGFTGGARVALAYADDDDRADIVVGSGPGAADVRVFSGATGLQLTSPLGQYAPFGSSTGGVFVAASNDPASPLRTDYFNGSTSAPSLVGGQTLSVYSTMYQVSFVPTGTMTYTLYDGASNLLGTWVQGLTVLSSTTSTTSPFNVALPAGSFTLKAAYSGDAHWPPDAGPSTILSATVSAPSGPAPVAPSVPGPGLIEAPVGAGIGIVGDAPTGVDYGTGTITVDSCPDLSSVALGDLFGLSRSWTSAAGYEDGLTGTGGSSGQFAHAVQVNGNDSVALALGGSDALFFDYYGGAYHGRFGDPTALVHDTTNGLFVATDGTGRVLTFYDFSASTPSGRAGRLKTVADADGQATAVTSWDGNGRPSEVQRTTGSGGGALTESFVYAYVGSGTNAGLLQSVTQRTKVGAGSWSTVRSADYAYYDGTTGPGLAKALKSAVVKDASGTALSTSYYRYYTSGTGSSGKLKYAFSNGSYDRLASALGTGLDALTDAQVDDYADKYVEYNASGQATKVVDAAAGCSVCAGGQGQFTYAYATNSAAGLLDANVWKNKAVETLPDGSTNTVYTNGFGQAMLRVFTDTASNVWRWYTKYDSAGRVILEAGPSVVTGFSESYADLVNFVSGNAQYLSDSAGLVTAYTYGSTTTATTPTAGDALGYLKEVDLKQGETGTAVPQQVLAYIKNTVSSVDFFNLASSTVYRNDNGTGAQTTSYAYTYLSGTNQIASTVTTLPTVTAAQNGSNSATTVTTVNDAFGHPVWTKDQAGIISYAQYDTLTGAVVKTITDVDTTQAGTFANLPSGWSTPSGAGLHLTTTYEVDALGRATKVTYPNGRVDYTVYNDANQEVRSYAGWDSTNNVPTGATTVSRMDRAGGYAETLTMSAAPTVSGGRPTGAESVAKVQSLSRAYTNAAGQTIYSDAYFNLSGLTYSTSTALGTEGVNFYRTRYQYDDQGRLNKTTSPQGTISRTVYDSLGRAVSAWIGTDDTPTSGYWSPTNLTGTNTVKVAEYEYDGGGVGEGNLTKVTEIPGGGAANRVTQTWFDWRNRTVAVKSGAEGSESTSVNRPLTYYDYDNLGEVTKARVYDADAVTPTVTGGVPQPLSSGLLRAQTTTNYDELGRAYRADVYSVDISTGSVATNTLYAQTWYDARGQVSKTWAPGGTVQKTTYDGAGRAVATYTSDGGGDTGYSDADDVTGDTVLNQTEYVYDGNGSVLQVTTRERFHDASGTGALGTPTTGIGARVSYTGYYYDLAGRTVAAVDVGTNGGSSWSRPGTVPSRSATVLVSSTKYATDAVQVIVLTGSPTGGTFALSFGGSTTSALAYNASAATVQAALAGLASIGSGNVQVSAAAGGGWEVRFIGTKAGTYQAAITSNGAGLTGGTSPAASTSTINAGGDAGHAAEVTDSAGHVSRTYADALGRTTRSVTNFVDGVVSDADDKSTGYAYNGAGMTSLIAYLTGGGVQTTGYVYGVTAATGSTIESNDIARLTQWADPTTGAASSSQQEAVAVNALGQTLTSTDRNGSVHTLTYDVLGRVVSDAVTTLGSGVDGAVRRVETAYDGQGNAYLVTNYSAASGGSIVNQVQRAYNGLGQMTTEWQSHTGAVNTSTSPKVQYAYSEMAGGANHSRPASVTYPSGYVLTYNYSSGLNDSNSRLSSLSDSTGTLESYDYLGLDTVVRRAHPQPNVDLSYIKRAGESNGDAGDQYTGLDRFGRVVDQRWLNPSTGTATDRFQYGYDQAGNRTYRDNLVNTAFGEVYSYDALDQLTGYSRGTLNGTKTGITGTVARSQGWDYDALGNFDSVTTNGTAQTRTANKQNEITGISGATTPTYDANGDMTGDEAGQQLVYDAWNRLVAVKNSGGTVLKTYTYDGLNRRTTETASGTTTDLFYSKDWQVLEEKVGSATKTRYVWSPVYVDAMVLRDRDADGNTGNGLEERLWAQQDANWNVTALVNGSGAVVERYAYDPYGARTVYDASYAVRGGGSAYNFAQGFQGMTFDATTGMGNQRARWYSPTISRWGTTDPIQFGSGDTNLYRFASGNPLNRIDPSGLTSLFIGIRPTDPSGVKIDIPRNSLLGLSLIARQILPELYRSVAEYAREIKEILQSLPELRAKRDRGYEELEKYLKDNPCASPADIGKAARKAKDSATPYEQARKRYNQLVEKAQEYIAMISLAERQATLGGGVPVANDVDALRPTYHLMDWLEHLQPIGEPGQMKGD; encoded by the coding sequence GTGAGTCTCAGCTCGCCCGCTCGCATCCCGTCCCGGTTCACCATGTTCGCCCGCTTAGTCGCCCTGCGCGAGCGCATCGCGGGCCTGTTCCGTGCGGCCCCGCGCACGAGCGCGAGGCCCGTCCGGTTGGGCGTGGAGGCGATGGAAGAGCGCCTGGTACCGGATGGGCGTCCGCTACCGTACCCGGTTATCTTTGCGGGCTCGGGCGTCGGCGAAGCCGCGGTCGTGAAGGCGTACGATGCGGACACCGGGAACCTGCGCTGGACCAAGAGCGTGTACGGGCCGCTGTTCACGGGCGGGGTCCGAGTCGCGACCGCGGACTTCACCGGGGACGGGATCCCGGACGCGGTCGTGGCACCGGGTTCGGGTTACGTGCCGTTGGTCCGCGTACTCGATGGTACGACGGGCAACGAGATCAGTGGCCCGCTGGGTCACTTCCTCGCGTACTCGTCCCTGAACACCGGGGGCGTGCACGTGGCCGCGGCGGACGTGAACGGGGACGGCAAAGCGGACGCGATCACGACCGCGGACTCGCTCCTGGGGACCCGGGCGCGTGCGTTCAGTGGGGCCAACGGGCAGATGCTCCTCAACTGGAACCTGACCGGCGCCCCGTTCGCGGCCGGTGCAACGGTCGGGGCCGTGGATCTGAACGGGGACCACAAGGCGGAAGTAATTCTCGGTGGCAGTTCGGGCGGGTGGGTGAAGGCCTACGACCCCACGACCGGGGCGCCGATCTCCGGCCCCTTGGGTAGCTTTCAGGCGTTCGGCACCGGTTACACCGGAAGCGTGTTCGTCAACTCGGATTCATTGACGAACGATGTGGACGGGGACGGGACACCGGACCTGGTCGTCGGGACGGGCGCGGGCGCCACGGCCCAGGTGAAGGTGTTCTCCGGTGCGACCGGGGGCGTGCTCTACGACTTCCAGCCGTTCGGGTCGGGTTTCACGGGCGGGGCGCGCGTCGCGCTGGCCTACGCGGACGATGATGACCGGGCCGATATCGTTGTTGGGAGTGGCCCCGGTGCGGCCGACGTGCGCGTGTTCTCGGGCGCCACGGGCCTGCAACTCACGTCCCCGTTGGGCCAGTACGCGCCGTTCGGCTCCTCGACCGGCGGGGTGTTCGTGGCCGCGTCCAACGACCCGGCCTCGCCGCTCCGAACGGACTACTTCAACGGGAGCACGAGCGCCCCGAGTCTGGTCGGCGGGCAGACCCTCTCGGTCTACTCGACGATGTACCAGGTGAGCTTCGTTCCGACCGGGACGATGACGTACACCCTTTACGACGGGGCCTCGAACCTGTTGGGCACGTGGGTTCAGGGGCTCACCGTGCTTTCGAGCACCACGTCCACCACGTCCCCGTTCAACGTCGCGCTGCCGGCCGGCTCGTTCACCCTCAAGGCGGCGTACTCGGGGGACGCGCACTGGCCCCCGGACGCGGGCCCCTCGACCATCCTGTCCGCGACCGTTTCGGCCCCCTCGGGGCCGGCGCCCGTGGCCCCCAGCGTTCCGGGTCCGGGTCTAATCGAGGCCCCGGTCGGGGCCGGGATCGGGATCGTCGGGGACGCGCCGACCGGGGTCGATTACGGGACCGGGACCATCACCGTCGATTCGTGCCCGGACCTGTCCTCGGTCGCGCTGGGCGACCTGTTCGGGCTGAGTCGCTCGTGGACCAGCGCGGCCGGGTACGAGGACGGGCTCACGGGGACCGGGGGCTCGTCGGGCCAGTTCGCGCACGCGGTCCAGGTCAACGGGAACGATTCCGTCGCGCTGGCGCTCGGGGGCTCGGACGCGCTGTTCTTCGATTACTACGGGGGCGCGTACCACGGCCGGTTCGGGGACCCGACGGCCCTGGTCCACGACACGACCAACGGGCTGTTCGTGGCCACCGACGGGACCGGGCGCGTGCTCACGTTCTACGACTTCTCGGCCTCGACCCCGAGCGGGCGCGCGGGCCGGCTCAAGACGGTCGCGGACGCGGACGGGCAGGCGACCGCGGTGACGAGTTGGGACGGAAACGGGCGCCCGAGTGAGGTCCAGCGCACCACGGGCAGTGGGGGCGGCGCGCTGACCGAGTCGTTCGTGTACGCCTACGTCGGTTCGGGCACCAACGCGGGCCTGTTGCAGTCCGTGACCCAGCGCACCAAGGTCGGGGCCGGGTCGTGGTCCACGGTGCGCTCGGCGGACTACGCGTACTACGACGGGACGACGGGGCCGGGGCTGGCCAAGGCCCTCAAGTCGGCCGTGGTCAAGGACGCCTCGGGAACCGCGCTGAGTACCAGTTACTACCGGTACTACACCTCGGGCACGGGCTCCTCGGGCAAGCTCAAGTACGCGTTCAGCAACGGCTCCTACGACCGGCTCGCGAGCGCGCTGGGCACGGGCCTGGACGCGCTGACCGACGCGCAGGTGGACGACTACGCGGACAAGTACGTCGAGTACAACGCCTCGGGCCAGGCGACGAAGGTGGTGGACGCGGCGGCCGGGTGCTCGGTGTGCGCCGGGGGCCAGGGCCAGTTCACCTATGCGTACGCGACCAACTCGGCGGCCGGGCTGCTCGACGCGAACGTGTGGAAGAACAAGGCCGTGGAGACGCTCCCGGACGGGAGCACGAACACGGTGTACACGAACGGGTTCGGGCAGGCCATGCTCCGGGTGTTCACGGACACCGCGAGCAACGTGTGGCGCTGGTACACCAAGTACGATTCAGCGGGGCGTGTGATCCTCGAGGCCGGTCCGTCGGTGGTGACCGGGTTCAGCGAGTCGTATGCGGACTTAGTGAATTTCGTGTCGGGTAACGCGCAGTACCTGAGCGACTCGGCCGGGCTCGTGACCGCGTACACCTACGGGTCCACGACCACGGCAACTACTCCTACGGCGGGTGACGCGCTCGGGTACCTCAAGGAAGTGGACCTGAAGCAGGGCGAGACCGGGACCGCGGTCCCGCAACAGGTGCTCGCGTACATCAAGAACACGGTCAGTAGCGTGGACTTCTTCAACCTCGCGTCGAGTACCGTGTACCGGAACGACAACGGGACCGGGGCTCAGACCACGAGCTACGCGTACACGTACCTCTCGGGCACGAACCAGATCGCCTCGACCGTGACCACGTTGCCGACCGTGACCGCGGCCCAGAACGGGTCCAACAGCGCGACCACGGTGACGACGGTGAACGATGCGTTCGGGCACCCGGTGTGGACCAAGGATCAGGCCGGGATCATCTCGTACGCCCAGTACGACACGCTCACCGGGGCCGTAGTCAAGACCATCACGGACGTGGACACGACGCAGGCGGGCACGTTCGCGAACCTGCCGAGCGGGTGGAGCACCCCGAGCGGGGCCGGGTTGCACCTGACCACGACCTACGAGGTGGATGCGCTGGGGCGGGCCACGAAGGTCACGTACCCGAACGGGCGTGTGGATTACACCGTGTACAACGACGCGAACCAAGAGGTGCGCTCCTACGCCGGATGGGACTCGACCAACAACGTCCCGACCGGGGCGACCACGGTGTCGCGCATGGACCGGGCCGGGGGCTACGCCGAAACGCTCACGATGAGCGCCGCGCCGACGGTCTCGGGCGGGCGGCCCACGGGCGCCGAGAGCGTCGCAAAGGTGCAGTCGCTCTCGCGCGCCTACACGAACGCGGCCGGGCAGACGATTTACTCGGACGCGTACTTCAACCTGAGCGGGCTCACCTATTCGACCTCGACGGCACTCGGGACCGAGGGGGTGAACTTCTACCGGACCCGGTACCAGTACGACGACCAGGGGCGGTTGAACAAGACCACGAGCCCGCAGGGCACGATCTCCCGGACCGTGTACGACAGCCTCGGGCGCGCGGTGAGCGCGTGGATCGGGACCGATGACACGCCCACGAGTGGGTACTGGTCCCCGACGAACTTGACCGGCACCAATACGGTGAAGGTCGCGGAGTACGAGTACGACGGGGGCGGGGTCGGCGAAGGAAACCTGACGAAGGTGACGGAGATCCCGGGCGGGGGCGCGGCGAACCGGGTGACGCAGACCTGGTTCGACTGGCGCAACCGGACCGTGGCGGTCAAGAGCGGGGCGGAGGGGAGCGAGTCCACGAGCGTGAACCGTCCCCTCACGTACTACGACTACGACAACTTGGGCGAGGTCACGAAGGCGCGCGTGTACGACGCCGACGCGGTGACGCCGACTGTGACCGGTGGGGTACCCCAGCCGCTCAGCTCGGGCCTGTTGCGGGCACAAACGACGACCAACTATGACGAGCTCGGGCGCGCGTACCGGGCCGACGTGTACTCAGTGGACATCTCCACGGGTAGCGTCGCAACGAACACCCTGTACGCGCAGACCTGGTACGACGCGCGCGGGCAGGTGAGCAAGACGTGGGCCCCGGGCGGAACGGTCCAGAAGACCACCTACGATGGCGCGGGCCGGGCGGTCGCGACGTACACGAGTGATGGAGGAGGGGACACCGGGTACTCGGACGCGGACGACGTGACGGGCGACACCGTTCTGAATCAGACCGAGTACGTATACGACGGGAACGGGAGCGTGCTCCAGGTGACCACGCGGGAGCGGTTCCACGACGCGAGCGGCACGGGTGCATTGGGCACGCCGACGACCGGGATCGGGGCGCGGGTGAGCTACACGGGGTACTACTACGACCTCGCGGGGCGCACGGTTGCCGCGGTAGACGTGGGGACCAACGGGGGCAGTTCGTGGAGCCGCCCGGGCACCGTGCCGAGTCGGTCCGCGACCGTGCTCGTGAGCTCGACGAAGTACGCGACCGACGCGGTCCAGGTGATCGTTCTGACCGGGAGCCCGACGGGTGGCACGTTCGCGCTCAGTTTCGGCGGGTCCACGACGAGCGCGCTGGCGTACAACGCCTCGGCCGCGACCGTGCAAGCCGCGCTGGCCGGGCTCGCGTCGATCGGGAGCGGGAACGTGCAGGTGTCAGCCGCCGCGGGCGGGGGCTGGGAGGTGCGGTTCATCGGGACCAAAGCGGGCACGTACCAGGCCGCGATCACCAGCAACGGGGCCGGGCTCACGGGCGGCACCTCTCCCGCCGCGTCCACCTCGACGATCAACGCGGGCGGGGACGCGGGGCACGCGGCCGAGGTCACCGATTCGGCCGGGCACGTGAGCCGAACTTATGCGGACGCGCTCGGGCGCACGACGCGCTCGGTCACGAACTTCGTGGACGGGGTGGTGAGTGACGCGGACGACAAGAGCACCGGGTATGCGTACAACGGGGCCGGGATGACCAGCCTGATCGCTTACCTGACGGGCGGCGGGGTGCAGACCACCGGGTACGTGTACGGGGTGACGGCCGCGACCGGGAGCACGATCGAGTCTAACGACATCGCGCGCCTCACGCAGTGGGCCGATCCGACCACCGGTGCCGCCAGTTCGTCCCAACAAGAAGCAGTCGCGGTCAACGCGCTGGGCCAGACGCTCACCTCGACGGATCGCAACGGGAGCGTTCATACCCTCACATATGACGTGCTCGGGCGCGTGGTGAGTGACGCGGTGACGACGCTCGGGAGCGGGGTGGATGGCGCGGTTCGGCGTGTCGAAACCGCATACGATGGTCAAGGGAATGCCTATTTGGTGACGAACTACAGCGCGGCCAGCGGCGGTTCGATCGTGAACCAGGTCCAGCGCGCGTACAACGGGCTGGGCCAGATGACGACCGAGTGGCAGTCGCACACTGGTGCGGTCAACACGTCCACGAGTCCCAAGGTCCAGTACGCGTACTCCGAGATGGCGGGCGGGGCCAACCACTCGCGCCCGGCCTCGGTCACGTACCCCTCGGGTTACGTGTTGACGTACAACTATTCGTCCGGGTTAAATGACAGTAACAGCCGCCTCTCGTCACTGAGCGACTCGACCGGGACGCTGGAGAGCTACGACTACCTGGGGCTTGATACCGTGGTGCGTCGCGCGCACCCGCAACCGAACGTGGACCTGAGCTACATCAAGCGCGCGGGCGAATCGAACGGGGACGCGGGCGACCAGTACACCGGACTGGACCGGTTCGGGCGCGTGGTCGATCAGCGCTGGCTCAACCCGAGCACGGGCACGGCGACCGACCGGTTCCAGTACGGGTACGACCAAGCGGGTAACCGCACGTACCGGGACAACCTGGTGAATACCGCGTTCGGTGAGGTGTACTCCTACGACGCGCTGGACCAGTTGACCGGGTACAGCCGGGGCACGCTCAACGGGACCAAGACCGGGATCACCGGGACGGTCGCACGGAGCCAGGGCTGGGACTACGACGCGCTGGGGAACTTCGACAGCGTGACCACCAACGGCACGGCCCAGACGCGCACGGCCAACAAGCAGAACGAGATCACGGGGATCAGCGGGGCGACGACGCCCACATACGACGCGAACGGGGACATGACCGGGGACGAGGCCGGCCAGCAGCTCGTGTACGACGCCTGGAACCGGCTCGTGGCGGTCAAGAACTCGGGCGGGACCGTGCTCAAGACGTACACCTACGACGGGCTCAACCGGCGCACCACCGAGACCGCGAGCGGGACCACGACGGACCTGTTCTACTCCAAGGACTGGCAGGTACTCGAGGAGAAAGTCGGGAGCGCCACGAAGACCCGGTACGTGTGGAGCCCGGTGTACGTCGATGCGATGGTGCTCCGGGACCGGGACGCGGACGGGAACACGGGCAACGGGTTAGAGGAGCGCCTGTGGGCGCAGCAGGACGCGAACTGGAACGTCACCGCGCTGGTCAACGGGAGCGGGGCCGTGGTCGAGCGGTACGCCTATGACCCGTACGGCGCTCGTACCGTGTACGACGCCAGTTACGCGGTGCGCGGCGGCGGGAGCGCGTACAACTTTGCACAGGGCTTCCAGGGAATGACATTCGACGCGACAACAGGAATGGGTAATCAACGTGCGCGCTGGTACAGCCCAACGATTAGTCGATGGGGAACGACGGATCCAATTCAATTTGGTTCAGGCGACACGAATTTATACCGTTTCGCTAGCGGAAATCCGTTAAATCGGATTGATCCCAGTGGCCTTACCAGCTTGTTTATCGGTATTCGGCCAACTGATCCAAGTGGGGTAAAAATTGATATTCCGAGGAACAGTCTCCTTGGGCTAAGTTTGATTGCGCGTCAAATTCTTCCAGAATTATATCGTAGTGTGGCCGAGTACGCTCGGGAGATAAAAGAGATCCTGCAATCGCTTCCAGAATTGCGCGCAAAAAGGGATCGCGGATATGAAGAGCTAGAAAAATACCTTAAGGATAATCCATGTGCGTCTCCTGCGGATATAGGAAAGGCAGCACGGAAAGCGAAAGATTCAGCTACGCCTTATGAGCAAGCGCGAAAGCGATATAATCAACTTGTAGAAAAAGCACAAGAATACATCGCAATGATTAGCTTAGCTGAAAGACAGGCAACATTAGGTGGTGGGGTACCGGTGGCAAATGACGTTGACGCGCTTCGCCCTACATACCACTTAATGGATTGGCTAGAACATCTCCAGCCAATCGGCGAGCCAGGTCAAATGAAAGGTGACTAA
- a CDS encoding IS630 family transposase (programmed frameshift) — protein sequence MSQKKYVVTLSADERDHLDDLLRTGKVSVLVRTQTRILLRADQADGGPALDDETIADQLEVGLRTISRVRRRFVERGFEDCVRRKKQDRPSRVCKLDGAAEARLIAVACSTPPDGREAWTMQMLADKLIALDVVEAIFDETVRRALKKGALKPWLKEQWCIPDGPRGEFVARMEDVIEVYQRPYDPKRPQVCIDEQPVQLIGETRIPLPARPGRSRRFDYEYRRNGTANLFLAFAPLVGWRHVEVTERRTAQDFGMFLRYVVDEVYAEAHRVVLITDNLNVHGPGSLYEALDPTTARRVAEKIEWHYTPKHGSWLNVAECEFAVLTRQCLSRRIESVEELRRQVEAWENARNDRLVEAQWRVTTADARIKLRRLYPSTQ from the exons ATGTCACAGAAGAAGTACGTGGTCACGTTGAGCGCGGATGAGCGGGATCATCTCGACGACCTGCTCCGCACCGGGAAGGTGTCGGTTCTGGTGCGCACTCAGACCCGCATCCTGCTGAGGGCGGATCAAGCCGACGGGGGACCGGCTCTGGACGACGAAACCATTGCGGACCAACTGGAGGTCGGTCTGCGGACCATTAGCCGGGTGCGCCGGCGCTTCGTGGAGCGCGGGTTCGAGGACTGCGTCCGCCGCAAGAAGCAGGACCGCCCGAGCCGGGTCTGCAAGCTCGACGGGGCCGCCGAAGCCCGGCTCATCGCGGTCGCGTGTTCAACCCCACCCGACGGCCGGGAGGCGTGGACCATGCAGATGCTGGCCGACAAGCTGATCGCGTTGGACGTGGTCGAGGCGATCTTCGACGAGACCGTGCGCCGGGCCTTGAAAAAGG GTGCCCTCAAGCCGTGGCTCAAGGAGCAGTGGTGCATCCCGGACGGACCCCGCGGCGAGTTCGTGGCCCGGATGGAGGACGTGATCGAGGTGTACCAGCGCCCCTACGACCCGAAGCGCCCGCAGGTATGTATCGATGAGCAACCGGTCCAATTGATCGGCGAAACGCGCATCCCGCTCCCGGCCCGGCCCGGGCGCTCGCGCCGGTTCGATTACGAGTACCGGCGCAACGGGACCGCGAACCTGTTCCTGGCGTTCGCCCCACTGGTCGGGTGGCGCCACGTCGAGGTGACGGAGCGGCGCACGGCCCAAGACTTCGGGATGTTCCTACGGTACGTCGTGGACGAGGTGTACGCGGAGGCACACCGGGTGGTCCTGATTACCGACAACCTGAACGTGCACGGGCCGGGGAGCTTGTACGAGGCGCTCGACCCCACGACCGCGCGGCGCGTGGCCGAGAAGATCGAGTGGCACTACACGCCCAAGCACGGGAGCTGGCTCAACGTGGCCGAGTGCGAGTTCGCGGTGCTCACGCGCCAGTGCTTGAGCCGACGAATCGAATCGGTCGAGGAACTGCGCCGCCAGGTCGAGGCCTGGGAGAACGCTCGGAACGATCGGCTGGTCGAGGCCCAATGGCGCGTCACCACTGCCGATGCCCGAATCAAACTCCGCCGCCTCTACCCGTCCACTCAATAG
- a CDS encoding IS4/Tn5 family transposase DNA-binding protein — protein sequence MDAWVKQELNAGVYPDRRLQSRLGQLLGDLGRRFGDTIPLATQDWAGAKAAYRFLSNPRVDEACILSGHLAATRARFDASPGTVLVLHDTTEFSFQRRDREADIYELFCAAHDARTHFLIRTCVDRFAGRGNTTVSARMAREPVRGEHAVEVRDDHGRVSTATLRVRSCRITVHPPVAKRKRYLARAKDPPPGNEVIWRGLSRLADISLGAELMDQSCG from the coding sequence ATGGACGCCTGGGTGAAACAGGAGCTGAACGCGGGCGTGTACCCGGACCGACGACTCCAGAGCCGTCTCGGGCAGTTGCTCGGGGATCTCGGGCGGCGGTTCGGGGACACGATCCCGCTGGCCACCCAGGATTGGGCCGGGGCCAAGGCCGCATATCGTTTCCTCAGCAACCCGCGGGTGGACGAGGCGTGCATCCTGTCCGGGCACCTCGCGGCCACCCGCGCCCGGTTCGACGCCAGTCCCGGCACCGTCCTGGTGCTCCACGACACCACCGAGTTCAGCTTCCAGCGACGGGACCGAGAGGCGGACATCTACGAACTGTTCTGTGCGGCCCACGACGCCCGGACCCACTTCCTGATCCGCACGTGCGTCGATCGGTTCGCCGGACGAGGGAACACGACGGTGTCCGCGCGGATGGCCCGCGAGCCAGTTCGGGGTGAGCACGCGGTGGAAGTCCGGGACGACCACGGGCGGGTCTCGACGGCCACCCTCCGGGTCCGGTCCTGTCGAATAACCGTCCACCCGCCGGTGGCCAAGCGGAAGCGGTACCTGGCACGCGCGAAAGATCCGCCACCGGGCAACGAGGTCATCTGGCGCGGCCTCTCCCGGCTCGCCGACATCAGCCTCGGGGCTGAACTCATGGACCAAAGTTGTGGGTAA
- a CDS encoding transposase domain-containing protein, giving the protein MEEFDRKDNAQVYRFLVKLEARAVATCKRHGIDPWSYLADVLTHFPSHPTDRVGALLPDAWAQAQRATS; this is encoded by the coding sequence ATGGAAGAATTTGACCGCAAAGACAACGCGCAAGTTTACCGCTTTCTCGTCAAACTTGAAGCCAGGGCGGTCGCAACCTGCAAGCGCCACGGGATCGACCCGTGGTCGTACCTCGCGGACGTGCTCACGCACTTCCCGTCGCATCCGACGGATCGCGTCGGGGCGTTGCTCCCCGACGCCTGGGCACAGGCCCAACGCGCCACGTCGTAG
- a CDS encoding tyrosine-type recombinase/integrase — MARGTIPTAPLKKHEEQKDALHAGRKPRQASEGVTVKDLANAYPNHKKALLDAAELSQHTWRNYQQAAALVVERFGKSRLVADLGPDDFAELRNWMTKKWGAVRVRDFITRVRCVFKYGHESELIAVSVRFGPGFKPPTRKTLCLGRAEKGARMFEASEIRALVNGATIQGKNGSKTVRAGVAVRAMILLGVNCGFGNADCGTLPRSALDLEGGWVNYHRPKTGITRRCPLWPETVAALKDALDKQPEPKSPEDAGLVFLTVRGASWHKTDLEDSTISKEISKLVKALGITGNKNFYALRHTFETIGGEAKDQVAVDHIMGHARDDMASVYRERISDERLKAVSDFVRKWVFGE; from the coding sequence TTGGCTCGTGGGACGATCCCGACAGCGCCCCTTAAGAAGCACGAAGAACAAAAAGACGCCCTACATGCCGGCCGCAAACCGCGACAGGCGTCAGAAGGCGTCACAGTCAAGGATCTCGCCAACGCGTACCCGAACCACAAGAAGGCCCTGCTCGACGCCGCTGAACTGTCTCAGCACACGTGGCGGAACTACCAACAAGCAGCCGCGCTCGTCGTGGAGCGATTCGGCAAGTCGCGCCTCGTCGCGGACCTCGGACCGGACGACTTCGCCGAGCTGCGTAACTGGATGACCAAGAAGTGGGGTGCGGTCCGGGTGCGCGATTTCATCACCCGCGTTCGGTGTGTGTTCAAGTACGGCCACGAGTCGGAGCTGATCGCGGTATCGGTCCGGTTCGGACCCGGGTTCAAGCCTCCAACCCGGAAGACACTTTGTCTCGGACGCGCCGAGAAAGGCGCCCGAATGTTCGAGGCCTCGGAGATCCGCGCGCTGGTAAACGGGGCCACGATTCAGGGCAAGAATGGTTCCAAAACAGTCCGGGCGGGCGTCGCGGTCCGAGCCATGATTCTGCTCGGGGTGAACTGTGGGTTCGGGAACGCGGATTGTGGCACGCTCCCGCGATCCGCGCTCGACCTCGAGGGCGGGTGGGTGAACTACCACCGCCCCAAGACCGGGATCACACGCCGGTGCCCGCTCTGGCCCGAGACCGTTGCGGCGCTCAAAGACGCACTCGATAAGCAACCCGAGCCGAAGAGTCCCGAGGATGCTGGCCTGGTGTTCCTGACCGTGCGCGGGGCGAGCTGGCACAAGACGGACCTGGAAGACAGCACGATCTCGAAGGAAATCAGCAAACTCGTGAAGGCCCTCGGGATCACCGGGAACAAGAACTTCTACGCGCTGCGGCATACGTTCGAGACGATCGGGGGCGAGGCCAAGGACCAGGTTGCGGTGGATCACATCATGGGGCACGCGCGCGACGACATGGCCAGCGTGTACCGTGAGCGCATCAGTGACGAGCGCCTCAAGGCCGTCAGTGACTTCGTCCGTAAGTGGGTGTTTGGGGAATAG